One genomic region from Branchiostoma lanceolatum isolate klBraLanc5 chromosome 7, klBraLanc5.hap2, whole genome shotgun sequence encodes:
- the LOC136438303 gene encoding tripartite motif-containing protein 3-like: MAALTVLTALIIATVFPAKHDSYTQTTWTDPSFTGQTTDDVTQHVDYTSSPQTSTEELKQTAIVFGGDGEEPGQLFGPGGVVVSPSNEIFVADTYNMRVQVFSMAGVYLRHFPTITSKNEFETMEPKDISIDGEGHLWLNGDYNSSSSGLVVRLTKTGQHLTTVYPVLQNNSFLGIAVDALREHVVVTELWYDYTAVKVLHFNGTAVRWFRVQQGSGYPELVAVGREGNLFVSDFWRGTPVFVYNSTGHYLFSFTDEEFGEWQTIEITGICVDSSGHVLLSTGPGGTVEMFTADGRYVRRAAAGMFRADGVAVGPAGQLVVTDDDNSTVTVFSHY; encoded by the exons ATGGCGGCGCTCACGGTTCTAACAGCCCTGATCATTGCGACAGTCTTTCCGGCAAAGCACGACAGTTACACGCAAACG ACATGGACAGACCCCAGCTTCACTGGTCAAACCACAGATGACGTCACCCAGCATGTGGACTACACGTCATCTCCACAGACCAGTACTGAAG AGCTCAAACAAACGGCTATCGTCTTCGGTGGAGACGGCGAAGAACCGGGCCAGCTTTTCGGACCAGGGGGTGTGGTCGTGTCTCCTAGCAACGAGATATTCGTAGCTGACACCTACAACATGCGAGTTCAAGTCTTCAGCATGGCGGGCGTTTACCTCCGCCATTTTCCGACCATCACGTCAAAGAACGAATTCGAGACGATGGAACCAAAAGACATTTCCATCGACGGGGAGGGTCACCTGTGGCTAAATGGAGACTACAACTCCTCGTCGTCAGGCTTGGTCGTTCGGTTGACGAAAACGGGACAGCACCTGACGACGGTTTATCCCGTTCTCCAGAACAACTCTTTCCTTGGCATCGCCGTGGACGCACTGCGCGAGCATGTCGTCGTCACAGAGCTCTGGTACGACTACACGGCAGTCAAAGTTCTGCATTTCAACGGCACTGCAGTTCGCTGGTTCAGGGTGCAGCAGGGCTCCGGGTACCCTGAACTGGTCGCTGTTGGGCGGGAGGGAAACCTGTTTGTGTCCGACTTCTGGAGAGGTACACCTGTGTTTGTCTATAACAGCACTGGCCACTACCTGTTCAGTTTTACAGATGAAGAATTTGGTGAGTGGCAGACAATAGAAATCACGGGCATCTGTGTGGACAGTTCAGGACACGTTCTCCTGTCGACCGGGCCGGGCGGGACGGTGGAGATGTTCACGGCGGACGGGCGGTACGTTCGCCGCGCCGCTGCCGGCATGTTCCGCGCTGACGGCGTGGCGGTAGGACCGGCTGGACAACTGGTCGTGACTGATGATGACAACAGTACCGTCACAGTATTCTCACACTATTGA
- the LOC136438484 gene encoding protein NipSnap homolog 3B-like, which yields MRVTMLRQVPSRLQFLRGQLQRPLPVCRSGFCSSAALRSSGDGQPKLYELRTYHVKPALFWEFMEILEEKVHLRMDMSRMVGFWRVDMGGLNQVVHLWEYDDFAHRTAVARTRSAHTGWMSTLNKLLPTVEHQDNALLLPLPWSQLKYPDTPGGWYELRSYRLTPGAHLQEPFRRTIQARAAFKYAELLGVWSSEFGELNRVYMLWHHKDLDQRMLGRAKAAQDPAIVAASRESAPTLVHQWSKILLPSSFSPMQ from the exons CTGCAGTTCCTCAGGGGCCAG CTGCAGCGACCGCTTCCCGTCTGCAGGTCTGGGTTCTGCAGCTCAGCCGCCCTGCGGTCCAGCGGGGACGGGCAGCCCAAGCTGTACGAGCTGCGCACCTATCACGTCAAACCCGCACTCTTCTGGGAGTTCATGGAGATCCTGGAGGAGAAGGTGCACCTCCGCATGGACATGAGCAGGATGGTCGGCTTCTGGAGGGTGGACATGGGGGGTTTGAACCAGGTGGTTCATCTGTGGGAGTACG ACGACTTTGCCCACAGGACGGCCGTGGCGAGGACGCGGTCCGCGCACACCGGGTGGATGAGCAcgttgaacaagctgctgccGACGGTGGAGCACCAGGACAACGCGCTGCTGCTGCCCCTGCCGTGGAGCCAGCTCAAGTACCCCGACACGCCGGGAG GTTGGTATGAGCTGAGGTCCTACCGGCTGACACCAGGGGCGCACCTGCAGGAGCCCTTCAGGAGGACCATCCAGGCTCGCGCCGCCTTCAAGTACGCCGAGCTGCTGGGCGTGTGGAGCAGCGAGTTCGGCGAGCTCAACAGGG TTTACATGCTCTGGCACCACAAGGACCTGGACCAGAGGATGCTGGGAAGGGCCAAAGCTGCACAGGACCCCGCCATTGTAGCAGCTT CCCGAGAGAGTGCCCCAACCCTGGTCCACCAGTGGTCCAAGATCCTCCTGCCAAGCTCCTTCTCACCCATGCAGTAG